In the Dolichospermum flos-aquae CCAP 1403/13F genome, AATAATATCGGTATTAGCCGCATGACCTGAAAATACACGGGATTCATGGCGTAAGCGAATTGTCACTTCTCCTAAAGCATCAATTCCTCCGGTGACAGATTGCACAGAAAACTCAATCAATTCATTCGGTACATTCACTACCCGATTGATGGCTTTGTACACCGCATCTACTGGACCTGTACCAATGGCTGCATCAGTTAATTCTTCTCCGTCGGGAGTGCGAAGAGTTACAGTAGCAGTAGGTTGAGCGTTACTACCACAGGAAACCTGTACCAACTCTACCTTAAATAAATCTGGTGCTTGTTGGATTTCATCATTGACAATGGCTTCCAAATCCCAATCAGAGATTTCTTTCTTTTTATCCGCTACGTCTTTGAATTTGACGAAGGCTTTATTTAATTCGGTTTCTGATAGTTCAAAACCCAATTCTTGCAAGCGGGTACGAAAAGCATTTCTGCCAGAATGTTTACCCAATACTATTTGATTGTCGGATAAACCAATTAATTGGGCATCCATAATCTCATAGGTGAGTTTATTTTTCAATACCCCATCTTGATGAATTCCCGATTCATGAGCAAAGGCATTTGCACCGACAATGGCTTTATTTGGTTGCACCAACATTCCCGTTAAATTGGAAACCAAACGGGAGGTTTTATAGATTTGTTTGGTGTCAATATTCGTGAGTTGTGCTTCCGAATTTTCAGCCCGTCCCAAGAAGGGATTAAAATATTGTCTGCGGACGTGCAAAGCCATCACTAATTCTTCTAAAGCTGCATTTCCGGCTCTTTCACCAATACCATTGATGGTACATTCTAATTGACGAGCGCCGTTTTTCACAGCTTCCAAAAAGTTAGCAACTGCTAAACCTAAATCATTATGGCCGTGAACGGAAATAATGGCTTTGTCAATGTTGGGGACATTTTCGGTAATGCCTTTAATGATGCCCCCAAATTCGCTGGGTGTGGTGTAACCTACGGTATCAGGAATATTAACAGTTGTTGCTCCAGCGGCGATCGCTCTTTCCAAAACTTCATACAAAAATTCTGGATCAGATCGTCCCGCATCTTCTGGAGAAAATTCGACATCATCAGTGAAGGTTTTGGCATAGGCTACCATTTCTTCAGCAATGGCAACTACTTCCGGTCTGGTCTTTTTTAACTTATATTGCAGGTGGATATCAGAAGTAGCAATAAAAGTATGAATTCTGCCTTTAGCAGCAGGTTTGATAGCCTCCGCTGCGGCTTTAATATCATCATGTCTGGCTCTGGCCAAACTACAAATTACCGGACCATTTTCCGTTCCCACAGTTTGGGCAATTTTGCTAACTGCTTCAAAATCTCCAGGACTAGCAAAAGCAAAACCAGCCTCAATAATATCTACTCCTAAGCGTGCTAGTTGTTTAGCAATAACTAGCTTTTCGTCTATGTTGAGAGTTGCTCCAGGACACTGTTCTCCATCACGCAATGTGGTGTCAAAGATAATAATTCTATCGGTTTGCTTGCTCATTAGCTTGACCTCTCTTAGTTTTGAGAATGGGCTGAATAAAAGAACATTAGGGAATTAGAATTAATCAAATGTGGTTTGATTTGTCAGTCTTAGAGAATTTATAATCATCACCGACTTCTAATTCCTCAATTCTTGCTTGATAAAATAACTGGAACTGTGAAATCAGAATTTTTAACTTTGAGATTTGTGAATAAATACTAAGCTAAGTTAAGTTAACCGTCAGTTTTTTCTATTCTATCTCTAATATCATTCAAGTCTATATATCTATCAGTAGCATTACGTAGTTCTCTGGCGATCATTCCTTCAGTTGATACTACTGTAATATGCGTATTTTTTGAGCGTAATAGTTCGATAGCTCTTTCAAAATCACCATCTCCGCTGAATAATACAACTCGGTCATATTGATCTACCGTATTAAACATATCAACGACAATTTCAATATCTAAATTCGCTTTTTGGGAGTAACGACCAGAAGCATCATCATAATACTCTTTGAGGATTTTCGTGCGAACTGTATATCCTAAACTGATGAGTGCATCTCGGAAACCCCGTTGGTCTTGTGGGTCTTTTAATCCAGTGTACCAAAAAGCATTGATTAATGTAGTTTCTGACTGTTCGTATTTGAAATATTCTAAAACCCGTCGGGGGTCAAAAAACCAACCATTTTTTTGTTGAGCATAGAACATATTGTTTCCGTCTACAAAAATAGACAGACGATTCATTGGAGAACCCATAAAAATTTACACCTAAATAATAGATAAGAATGTTAGAGGGAAGAATAGATTATAGCAATTATCAAGTGGTAATTTCGCTAATATCTTTAAGGTACATAATTATGTATAGCCATTATCTTACCTCTTTTAAAGCCAAAATTTGGACAAAATATCCCAGTTGAGATCCGAATTATTTAACTTGTTTCACCTCCGGGACTTGTAAATATGTTGTCTGATCAAAATCTACCAATAAAATTGACCTAGTAACAGGATTGTAAACTAGATGATATTCAATTTTACTCCTAAAGAGGTACGGGATAGGATTCTGGAGAAGGAATGGGCTGATCTTCATCAATAGATTTTTTCATCGACTGTAGGGATGATTTCAGAGGATTATCAATGCTTCAGGAGAGAAGACTATTGAGGATACGCATCTAGGATATCCTAGATGGACACCTAAAATTTGAAGAATACTCTATGAAAGTAGTTTGAATAATTTGATGACTCCGAATATAAATTTTTATGACAACCAACCTGATCTGCGATCACAGGGGTGGGTTCAGTTACGTAAATATGGGGATGTATTTGTACAGAGTTTTTATACTATGAATATACTGATATGGGTTGGATAAAAATTAAAGGATGGGTGAAAAAGGGATAAAATGGTCATTTAAGTCTTAAATTTGCAGTTTTTAGCAGTCGAACAGGGTTCTGAATCAATATAAGTATTGTACTTAAACTAGTCGGTACGATAATATCGCCCCAGAACCTATATCTAGCTTAACCAAAAAATCAAATTCTGTTGGCAAATTAGAAAAGCAGTCTGGTGCGAGTGGTAGATTTGAGTCATTTAAGTAGGTTAGCATTGAAAATCGTCGTTATGGCACTAGGCAAGAGGCAATACTTCGACTTCGCTCAGTAACAAGAGGCAAGAGGCATATTACTCTTCGAGAAGCCGCTTCGCGTCTACGGTTTTTTTCCGTTCACCTACTTACACTAATTAACCTTGTCCATCATTTCGTCAAATTCGGAGTTTCTAAATATTGTTTCTCTGGTTGAGGATAAACAGTTACCCAATCTAAATACCGAATTGGCGGAAATAACTCCACTTTAGCGATTGATGCCGGGAGTTTCTTTAAATCCAACGACTTAATTTTACCTATGGCTAAACCAGCGGGAAACTTCTGACTATAAGTAGATGTAGAAACTAAATCGCCTACTTTAACATTAGGCACTTTTTCATAAAACTCTAACACCCCTTCAGCGGAAGCATCACCTTGCAAAACTCCTTTAGCTGATGTGCGGCTGACAGTTACACCCACTTGACTTTTTAAATCACTAACCAACAATACACTGCTAGTATTAGTCGTCACACTTTCTACTAAACCTACCAATCCCCCATCGGCTTTAACAATAGAACCTTCTTGAATGCCTGATGCAGTCCCTCGATTCAAAATTACCTGTTGCCACCAATGATCTGCACTCCGTCCAATTACCCTTGCTATAATTGGCTTCTGTGGCAAGGTTTCTTTTTCTACGTAACTCAATAAACTTTTTAATTTTTCATTTTGGCTTTCTAGATCGACGATGCGAGTCTGTAATTCTAAAGATCTTGCATCTTTAATACTTTGCTCAGGAATCGTCCCTGACTGCACCATCTGTAATGGAATGGTGATTCCTTGATAGATTTCGCGTAATAATGCCCCTTTTGTTTCTCTGATTGTCCAAGCACTACCTAAAACTAAGGCCAATAACCCTATTTGTAATCCCTTATATTCCCACCAGCGCTTTAAAGTAAACATAAATATACCTGTATATATTTTTATAAATTATTCAGGAGTTACAAAAATATTGCTTAGGAACGCAAATTTAATCACCTGCAATTCTGATTTAACCGGAAATGGTGTGTTAGCAAAGCGTAACGCATCCTAATTTTGTACTTTATTTAATCTATACTCCTTAGTAAGACTTTCCGTGATCATTATCCCTCAACTTCCCTATACTTCTGTTGAAAACAATAGACATCTCCGGAAATTAAATATGCGTGACCTAAAAACCTTGTAGAGACGTTCCATGGAACGTCTCTACAATATTTACCGAAGCTGTCTAATGGATTCTATAATTTTGACACTCTCAGGGAAGACAGCCACTGAGATTCTACTGACAGAATTAGATTAAAGGTTTAGCCTAATCTAATCTCGCTGCGACCGTCAAACGCCGCCTAGACGCTCAATACAACCACCAATCAAGGTGTCGAAATTGCGCTTACTTTTATTGTTTTCAGTGTTTTTGTGAGTCCATCACTAAGCCAAGATGCGGTACGCTCCACAACCTGCCATTACTTGCTCTTTCTTGTCATACTGCCGCTAGGACTTGAACCTAACCGTTGTTTCATAGGAGCCGGGATTTCTCCGTACTAGGATGTTTCAACACGTAGATGTTTATTGTTCTTACTCACGATTTCATTCTAGCATACCACAGGGATTAAAATCCCTCGTGTCGCTTCCCTCTGTTGGGAGCCAAGCCACGCTCGTTTCCCACTTACCGCGAGGTCTTATGAATAAATACAGAACCCATATATTCCTACTACATATTACGGGAATGCCCGCTAAATACTCTCTCCAATTGTTTGAAGTTTTCTAATACACGACCTGTTCCCAACACTACACAGCTTAAAGGGTCCGCCGCAATGTGAGTCACAAGACCTGTCTCATGACTAATTAATGTATCCAGACCTTTGAGTAATGCACCACCTCCTGCCAACATGATCCCGCGATCAATAATGTCTGCTGCCAGTTCTGGAGGTGTCCGTTCTAGTGTCCGTCTCACTGCTTCGATAATTACCGCTAGAGGCTCTACCATGCTTTCCCGAATTTCTGGGCCTTTGATGCTTACAGTTCTGGGTAATCCAGAAAGTAAATGCAAGCCCCGGACTTCCATGACACTATCATTATCATCTGCGGTCGGATAGGCAGAACCAATCTTAATCTTAATATCCTCAGCAGTCCGTTCACCAATTACCAGATTATGAATTTTCTTCATATACTGAGTAATCGCTTCGGTTAGTTCATCTCCAGCAATGCGGACTGACTCGCTAATTACTGTACCCTGAAGACTTAATACCGCTACTTCTGTTGTGCCACCACCTATATCAATGATCATGTTACCCGTAGGTTCTGCAACTGGCAGTCCCGCACCGATTGCCGCTGCAACTGGTTCATCAATTAAATATACTTCCCTCGCTCCGGCTTGATTGGCTGCATCCATGACAGCCCGTCTTTCTACTCCTGTGACACCACTAGGAATGCCAATGATAATGCGGGGACGCATCAGGGATCTTCCCTCATTTACCCGCTGAATAAAGCTTTTTAGCATCAATTCAGCCGTGTCAAAGTCAGCAATCACACCGTCACGCAGGGGACGGAGGGCAATTACATTGCCTGGTGTCCGTCCGAGCATTTTTTTGGCCTCTTCTCCCACTGCCAGTGCCACCTTGAGATTTTGATCAATGGCAACTACAGAAGGTTCTTGCAGGACAATTCCTTTACCAGACACATAAACTAGGGTATTGGCTGTACCAAGGTCGATACCCATATCCCATGATGGACGAAAATTTCTGAAAAGATCCACGCTTCTCTTTGCCCCTTATTTGCGATACTTATAACTACAAAGATAAAAGTTAATAATGATTGATAGATTCCATGATGTTTGCTTGCCTGACTCCAGTAACCTAGACTATTTTTTTATCTAGGTTTTGTCAATCTTGATTTTAGTTTCACGAATCTTATGTTCTATTTTCTCATGGTAACTCAGTATAACCGTATATTTTTTTTAATGTCAAGTATTTTTTGAATTTTTGTGCGAGTTAACTGTTGGGATTATAACATATTTTCAATACTTTCACAATTAGTTATTATAGAATCCGGAATAGTACAATACAAAGTTACTAAGAAATAAAAGCTATGAGCATTAATGTTGTCACTCTTATTGGCCGTGTAGGCATCGATCCTGATATGAAGTTTTTTGATTCGGGTAAAGTTAAATGTAGATTAACTCTAGCAGTCAGTCGTCGTACCCGTGAGGGAGAACATACAGACTGGTTTAACTTAGAATTATGGGGAAAAACTGCGGAAGTTGCGGGTAATTATGTTCGGAAAGGCAAACAAATAGGCGTTAAAGGTTCTTTGCGGTTTGATTCCTGGAGCGATCGCCAAAGCGGAGTTAACCGTTCTAGTCCAGTTATCAATGTCGAGCAACTAGAATTACTAGGTTCTAAGCGTGATGGTGAAGGTGGGGGAGCAGATATGTCTCCAGATAATTTCTAATTAGTGAGTTGTTAGTTGTTAGTAGGGGCGAAGCATTTGGAAGATAAATTATCGGTCATTGCCAAAAATAGTTCTCCAAATGCTTCGCCCGTACAGTTGTTAGTTGTTTTTTCCTTGCCATTGACCACTGACCACTGACCACTGACTAATAACTAATTTGCAATGTTACTGATGCTTGTACTTCCTGTTCACCAGCAATTATGGGAGTAGAAGCATCTGCATTAGCTAATTTAGCCTCAGCCCGGTAAAGCATGGGAGGTGGTGGTGGAGTTGCACCATTGACTTGAATACTGACAATTTCTTTTTGTTGTAATCCCAGGCTACTTAAAACGGCTTCTGCTTGCTGTTGGGCATCCTGGGTAGCTTTTTTCAGAGCTTGTTTTTGGGCGATCGCAATTGCTTCATCACTAGCAATAAAACTCACACCGTTAATTTGTGTCGCTCCAGCCTTCACAGCTTCATCTAACAATGTTCCGGCTTGATCTGTAGGAATGCGGAAACTGACTGTATTACTGGCAGCATAACCAGTGATTCGTTGGACATTATTGCTGTAGCTATACACTGGATTCAGGCGAATTCCTGTAGTTGTCAATTTTTCCACATTACGTTTTTTCAGCAATGTCACCACAGCGGATGATTTACGAGCCGCTTCTTTTTGGACATCTTCAGCGGTTTTTCCTTGAATTTCCACACCTAAACTCACTTGAGATAAAGTTGTAGAAATTGTTTCTACTCCCCGTCCACTCACGGTTAAAGTTCGCCATAATTTTGCCTTTTCTTGCGCCGATGCAGGTAATATAAAAGTCGCGCATATCAATATACTCAAGGATAAGATCTTCCCAAAATTCCTGGTAGGAAAACGAGAATTGGATAAAATAGTGTTAGACATTCTGCTGGCACTCCTCCAAAAACGGATCAATTCTTGGTTAACTGTTAATTATCAGCAACCACCAAAACATTTTTACCACTTGTTCTATCATCTCAGCATTAACCAAAT is a window encoding:
- a CDS encoding rod shape-determining protein, which gives rise to MGIDLGTANTLVYVSGKGIVLQEPSVVAIDQNLKVALAVGEEAKKMLGRTPGNVIALRPLRDGVIADFDTAELMLKSFIQRVNEGRSLMRPRIIIGIPSGVTGVERRAVMDAANQAGAREVYLIDEPVAAAIGAGLPVAEPTGNMIIDIGGGTTEVAVLSLQGTVISESVRIAGDELTEAITQYMKKIHNLVIGERTAEDIKIKIGSAYPTADDNDSVMEVRGLHLLSGLPRTVSIKGPEIRESMVEPLAVIIEAVRRTLERTPPELAADIIDRGIMLAGGGALLKGLDTLISHETGLVTHIAADPLSCVVLGTGRVLENFKQLERVFSGHSRNM
- the mreC gene encoding rod shape-determining protein MreC; this encodes MFTLKRWWEYKGLQIGLLALVLGSAWTIRETKGALLREIYQGITIPLQMVQSGTIPEQSIKDARSLELQTRIVDLESQNEKLKSLLSYVEKETLPQKPIIARVIGRSADHWWQQVILNRGTASGIQEGSIVKADGGLVGLVESVTTNTSSVLLVSDLKSQVGVTVSRTSAKGVLQGDASAEGVLEFYEKVPNVKVGDLVSTSTYSQKFPAGLAIGKIKSLDLKKLPASIAKVELFPPIRYLDWVTVYPQPEKQYLETPNLTK
- a CDS encoding LabA-like NYN domain-containing protein, giving the protein MGSPMNRLSIFVDGNNMFYAQQKNGWFFDPRRVLEYFKYEQSETTLINAFWYTGLKDPQDQRGFRDALISLGYTVRTKILKEYYDDASGRYSQKANLDIEIVVDMFNTVDQYDRVVLFSGDGDFERAIELLRSKNTHITVVSTEGMIARELRNATDRYIDLNDIRDRIEKTDG
- a CDS encoding single-stranded DNA-binding protein, with the protein product MSINVVTLIGRVGIDPDMKFFDSGKVKCRLTLAVSRRTREGEHTDWFNLELWGKTAEVAGNYVRKGKQIGVKGSLRFDSWSDRQSGVNRSSPVINVEQLELLGSKRDGEGGGADMSPDNF
- a CDS encoding 2-isopropylmalate synthase, encoding MSKQTDRIIIFDTTLRDGEQCPGATLNIDEKLVIAKQLARLGVDIIEAGFAFASPGDFEAVSKIAQTVGTENGPVICSLARARHDDIKAAAEAIKPAAKGRIHTFIATSDIHLQYKLKKTRPEVVAIAEEMVAYAKTFTDDVEFSPEDAGRSDPEFLYEVLERAIAAGATTVNIPDTVGYTTPSEFGGIIKGITENVPNIDKAIISVHGHNDLGLAVANFLEAVKNGARQLECTINGIGERAGNAALEELVMALHVRRQYFNPFLGRAENSEAQLTNIDTKQIYKTSRLVSNLTGMLVQPNKAIVGANAFAHESGIHQDGVLKNKLTYEIMDAQLIGLSDNQIVLGKHSGRNAFRTRLQELGFELSETELNKAFVKFKDVADKKKEISDWDLEAIVNDEIQQAPDLFKVELVQVSCGSNAQPTATVTLRTPDGEELTDAAIGTGPVDAVYKAINRVVNVPNELIEFSVQSVTGGIDALGEVTIRLRHESRVFSGHAANTDIIVASAQAYVNALNRLVSALQQEVKEEVTA
- a CDS encoding SIMPL domain-containing protein, with protein sequence MSNTILSNSRFPTRNFGKILSLSILICATFILPASAQEKAKLWRTLTVSGRGVETISTTLSQVSLGVEIQGKTAEDVQKEAARKSSAVVTLLKKRNVEKLTTTGIRLNPVYSYSNNVQRITGYAASNTVSFRIPTDQAGTLLDEAVKAGATQINGVSFIASDEAIAIAQKQALKKATQDAQQQAEAVLSSLGLQQKEIVSIQVNGATPPPPPMLYRAEAKLANADASTPIIAGEQEVQASVTLQISY